Proteins co-encoded in one Prunus persica cultivar Lovell chromosome G6, Prunus_persica_NCBIv2, whole genome shotgun sequence genomic window:
- the LOC18772377 gene encoding 2-isopropylmalate synthase 1, chloroplastic isoform X1 → MAAVCTHHQVLPTPASMSSINISKSSQAQLLFRSHLLNQNKPTFLTSTPHLHTTSKPQSKPHILCSQSTNPKAARRPDYIPNRISDPNYVRIFDTTLRDGEQSPGASLTSKEKLDIARQLAKLGVDIIEAGFPAASNDDFEAVKMIAKEVGNSVDKDGYVPVICGLSRCNKKDIKRAWDAVECAKRPRIHTFIATSAIHMEHKLRKTKEQVVEIARDMVSYARSLGCDDVEFSPEDAGRSDREFLYQILGEVIKAGATTLNIPDTVGYNVPSEYSQLISDIKSNTPGIENVIISTHCQNDLGLSTANTIAGASAGARQLEVTINGIGERAGNASLEEVVMTLDCRGDHVLGGLYTGINARHIYITSKMVEEYTGLHVQPHKAIVGANAFAHESGIHQDGMLKHKGTYEIISPEDIGYERSNEAGIVLGKLSGRHALKKRLEELGYELADDQLETIFWRFKAVADQKKRVTDADLRALVSDEVFQPEVVWKLHDLQVTCGTLGLSTATVKLIDADGREHVACAVGTGPVDSAYKAVDLIVKQEPVILLEYSMNAVTEGIDAIATTRVLIRGENSNITTHAFTGETVQRTFSGIGAGMDIVVSSVKAYVGALNKMLGFKESSPTKVPVERTRVSA, encoded by the exons ATGGCAGCTGTCTGCACACACCATCAAGTCTTACCAACACCAGCCTCCATGTCCTCGATCAACATCTCCAAGAGCTCCCAAGCCCAACTTCTCTTCCGCTCACATTTGCTCAACCAAAACAAGCCCACGTTTTTAACTTCCACTCCCCATCTGCACACCACCTCTAAACCCCAGTCCAAGCCCCACATTCTCTGCTCCCAAAGCACTAACCCTAAGGCTGCTCGCCGCCCTGATTACATCCCCAACCGCATCTCTGATCCCAACTATGTCCGTATCTTCGACACCACACTCCGTGATGGTGAGCAGTCCCCTGGCGCCTCCTTGACCTCCAAAGAAAAACTCGACATTGCTCGGCAGCTCGCAAAGCTTGGAGTTGACATAATTGAGGCCGGGTTCCCCGCGGCGTCCAATGATGATTTTGAGGCTGTAAAGATGATTGCGAAGGAGGTTGGGAATTCAGTTGACAAGGATGGTTATGTGCCTGTGATATGTGGGTTGTCGCGGTGCAATAAGAAAGATATTAAGAGGGCATGGGATGCCGTGGAGTGTGCCAAAAGGCCCAGGATTCATACTTTTATTGCAACCAGTGCCATTCATATGGAGCATAAGCTGAGGAAGACTAAGGAACAGGTGGTTGAGATTGCAAGGGACATGGTGAGTTATGCCAGGAGCTTGGGTTGTGATGATGTTGAGTTTAGTCCTGAAGATGCTGGGAg ATCCGATAGGGAATTTTTGTATCAGATTTTGGGTGAAGTCATAAAGGCTGGAGCAACAACTCTGAACATTCCTGACACTGTGGGTTATAATGTGCCAAGTGAATATAGTCAGTTGATTTCTGACATAAAATCTAATACCCCTGGAATTGAGAATGTTATCATTTCGACTCACTGCCAAAATGATCTTGGACTTTCTACTGCCAATACTATAGCG GGGGCAAGTGCAGGTGCTAGGCAACTGGAAGTAACAATCAATGGCATTGGTGAAAGGGCTGGGAATGCTTCATTAGAGGAG GTTGTCATGACCTTAGATTGCCGTGGGGATCATGTGCTTGGGGGGCTTTATACCGGGATCAATGCTCGGCATATCTATATAACAAGCAAGATG GTCGAAGAATATACTGGGTTGCATGTGCAGCCACACAAGGCTATTGTTGGAGCTAATGCTTTTGCACATGAAAGTGGTATCCATCAG GATGGAATGCTCAAGCACAAAGGTACATATGAAATTATATCTCCTGAAGATATTGGATATGAACGGTCCAATGAAGCTGGTATTGTCCTCGGGAAACTTAG tGGACGCCATGCGTTGAAAAAGCGACTTGAAGAG CTTGGTTATGAACTTGCTGATGATCAACTTGAGACTATATTCTGGCGTTTCAAAGCAGTAGCCGACCAAAAAAAG AGAGTAACCGATGCAGATCTCAGAGCATTGGTGTCAGATGAAGTTTTTCAGCCAGAAGTTGTCTGGAAGCTTCATGATTTACAG GTTACCTGTGGAACTCTTGGTCTTTCCACAGCAACTGTTAAATTAATCGATGCTGATGGGAGAGAACATGTGGCATGTGCAGTTGGAACAGGTCCAGTGGATTCAGCTTACAAGGCTGTTGATCTCATTGTAAAG CAGGAACCGGTAATACTCCTTGAGTACTCTATGAATGCGGTCACAGAAGGAATTGATGCAATAGCAACTACTCGTGTTCTGATCCGAGGGGAAAACAGTAATATAACTACTCATGCTTTCACCGGAGAAACAGTTCAACGGACATTCAG TGGAATTGGGGCAGGAATGGATATTGTTGTGTCTAGTGTGAAGGCCTACGTTGGCGCATTGAATAAGATGTTAGGTTTTAAGGAAAGCTCCCCGACAAAGGTTCCCGTAGAACGAACCAGAGTGTCTGCATGA
- the LOC18772377 gene encoding 2-isopropylmalate synthase 1, chloroplastic isoform X2 yields the protein MAAVCTHHQVLPTPASMSSINISKSSQAQLLFRSHLLNQNKPTFLTSTPHLHTTSKPQSKPHILCSQSTNPKAARRPDYIPNRISDPNYVRIFDTTLRDGEQSPGASLTSKEKLDIARQLAKLGVDIIEAGFPAASNDDFEAVKMIAKEVGNSVDKDGYVPVICGLSRCNKKDIKRAWDAVECAKRPRIHTFIATSAIHMEHKLRKTKEQVVEIARDMVSYARSLGCDDVEFSPEDAGRSDREFLYQILGEVIKAGATTLNIPDTVGYNVPSEYSQLISDIKSNTPGIENVIISTHCQNDLGLSTANTIAGASAGARQLEVTINGIGERAGNASLEEVVMTLDCRGDHVLGGLYTGINARHIYITSKMVEEYTGLHVQPHKAIVGANAFAHESGIHQDGMLKHKGTYEIISPEDIGYERSNEAGIVLGKLSGRHALKKRLEELGYELADDQLETIFWRFKAVADQKKRVTDADLRALVSDEVFQPEVVWKLHDLQVTCGTLGLSTATVKLIDADGREHVACAVGTGPVDSAYKAVDLIVKEPVILLEYSMNAVTEGIDAIATTRVLIRGENSNITTHAFTGETVQRTFSGIGAGMDIVVSSVKAYVGALNKMLGFKESSPTKVPVERTRVSA from the exons ATGGCAGCTGTCTGCACACACCATCAAGTCTTACCAACACCAGCCTCCATGTCCTCGATCAACATCTCCAAGAGCTCCCAAGCCCAACTTCTCTTCCGCTCACATTTGCTCAACCAAAACAAGCCCACGTTTTTAACTTCCACTCCCCATCTGCACACCACCTCTAAACCCCAGTCCAAGCCCCACATTCTCTGCTCCCAAAGCACTAACCCTAAGGCTGCTCGCCGCCCTGATTACATCCCCAACCGCATCTCTGATCCCAACTATGTCCGTATCTTCGACACCACACTCCGTGATGGTGAGCAGTCCCCTGGCGCCTCCTTGACCTCCAAAGAAAAACTCGACATTGCTCGGCAGCTCGCAAAGCTTGGAGTTGACATAATTGAGGCCGGGTTCCCCGCGGCGTCCAATGATGATTTTGAGGCTGTAAAGATGATTGCGAAGGAGGTTGGGAATTCAGTTGACAAGGATGGTTATGTGCCTGTGATATGTGGGTTGTCGCGGTGCAATAAGAAAGATATTAAGAGGGCATGGGATGCCGTGGAGTGTGCCAAAAGGCCCAGGATTCATACTTTTATTGCAACCAGTGCCATTCATATGGAGCATAAGCTGAGGAAGACTAAGGAACAGGTGGTTGAGATTGCAAGGGACATGGTGAGTTATGCCAGGAGCTTGGGTTGTGATGATGTTGAGTTTAGTCCTGAAGATGCTGGGAg ATCCGATAGGGAATTTTTGTATCAGATTTTGGGTGAAGTCATAAAGGCTGGAGCAACAACTCTGAACATTCCTGACACTGTGGGTTATAATGTGCCAAGTGAATATAGTCAGTTGATTTCTGACATAAAATCTAATACCCCTGGAATTGAGAATGTTATCATTTCGACTCACTGCCAAAATGATCTTGGACTTTCTACTGCCAATACTATAGCG GGGGCAAGTGCAGGTGCTAGGCAACTGGAAGTAACAATCAATGGCATTGGTGAAAGGGCTGGGAATGCTTCATTAGAGGAG GTTGTCATGACCTTAGATTGCCGTGGGGATCATGTGCTTGGGGGGCTTTATACCGGGATCAATGCTCGGCATATCTATATAACAAGCAAGATG GTCGAAGAATATACTGGGTTGCATGTGCAGCCACACAAGGCTATTGTTGGAGCTAATGCTTTTGCACATGAAAGTGGTATCCATCAG GATGGAATGCTCAAGCACAAAGGTACATATGAAATTATATCTCCTGAAGATATTGGATATGAACGGTCCAATGAAGCTGGTATTGTCCTCGGGAAACTTAG tGGACGCCATGCGTTGAAAAAGCGACTTGAAGAG CTTGGTTATGAACTTGCTGATGATCAACTTGAGACTATATTCTGGCGTTTCAAAGCAGTAGCCGACCAAAAAAAG AGAGTAACCGATGCAGATCTCAGAGCATTGGTGTCAGATGAAGTTTTTCAGCCAGAAGTTGTCTGGAAGCTTCATGATTTACAG GTTACCTGTGGAACTCTTGGTCTTTCCACAGCAACTGTTAAATTAATCGATGCTGATGGGAGAGAACATGTGGCATGTGCAGTTGGAACAGGTCCAGTGGATTCAGCTTACAAGGCTGTTGATCTCATTGTAAAG GAACCGGTAATACTCCTTGAGTACTCTATGAATGCGGTCACAGAAGGAATTGATGCAATAGCAACTACTCGTGTTCTGATCCGAGGGGAAAACAGTAATATAACTACTCATGCTTTCACCGGAGAAACAGTTCAACGGACATTCAG TGGAATTGGGGCAGGAATGGATATTGTTGTGTCTAGTGTGAAGGCCTACGTTGGCGCATTGAATAAGATGTTAGGTTTTAAGGAAAGCTCCCCGACAAAGGTTCCCGTAGAACGAACCAGAGTGTCTGCATGA
- the LOC18774315 gene encoding pentatricopeptide repeat-containing protein At4g39530, whose protein sequence is MRNFALHLRHCQKKITKTQALNFSTFACPVLQSQDPCLPIQNLQSRRRALVNLLQLRVSDQPIWYDKRMHAQVVVSGFQDDVFLANLLLHSYAKSDCIVYARKLFDKMPEKNSVTWSSMVSMYTKHGNDEEALVMFSEFCRNSDGKPNEYTLASVIRACTRLGGVDQGAQVHSFVAKTGFDQEVYVGTSLVDFYSKNGDIEEAKLIFEGLKVKSAVTWTIMISGYAKCGRSEVSLKLFNQMRDTDVLPDKYVLSSLLTACSALKFIGGGKQIHAYVLRRGTVMDVSVVNVLVDFYAKCGEVQAGRKLFNTIVVKDLISWTTMIAGYMQNSFNREAVKLFSEMARLGWKLDGFGCSSILTSCASLEALDHGREVHAYAIRVNLVYEDYVKNSLIDMYAKCDSLTNARRVFDSMADHNVVSYNAMIEGYSRQDKMSEALDLFNEMRLRLLHPSLLTFVSLLGVSAALFALELSKQIHGLVTKYGYCLDVFAGSALIDVYSKCSFISDARLVFEEMYEKDIVVWNAMFCGYTQQLESEEALKLYLELQLSRQNPNEFTFAALVSAASNLASIQHGQQFHNQLIKMGLDSDPFVTNALVDMYSNCGSIEEACKIFDSKIWSDVACWNSIISTYAQHGEAEQALIMFDRMMKEQIKPNFITFVGVLSACSHAGLVDDGLRHFESMPQFGIEPGTEHYACIVSLLGRAGKLFEAKEFVMKMPIKPPAIVWRSLLSACTAAGNIELGRYAAEMAILSDPVDSGSYILLSNIYASKGMWADVKRVREKMEYNGVVKETGRSWVEANNEVHTFAAKDRTHRKTGLILSILDSLILQMKGLGYVPDTTTLLIND, encoded by the coding sequence ATGAGAAACTTTGCACTGCACCTAAGACATTGTCAGAAGAAGATTACCAAGACACAAGCCCTCAACTTCTCCACCTTTGCGTGCCCTGTTCTTCAGTCACAAGACCCATGTCTTCCAATCCAAAATCTCCAAAGCAGAAGGCGGGCATTGGTCAACCTCTTACAACTACGCGTTTCAGACCAACCCATTTGGTACGACAAGAGAATGCATGCCCAGGTTGTCGTATCGGGCTTTCAAGATGATGTTTTTCTTGCTAATCTTCTATTGCACTCTTACGCGAAATCTGACTGTATTGTTTACGCGCGGAAACTGTTTGATAAAATGCCTGAAAAGAACTCAGTTACTTGGTCCTCTATGGTTTCTATGTATACCAAGCATGGTAATGACGAAGAAGCATTGGTGATGTTTTCAGAGTTCTGCCGGAATTCCGATGGGAAGCCGAATGAGTATACTTTAGCTAGTGTTATTCGGGCTTGTACGCGATTGGGAGGGGTTGATCAAGGTGCTCAAGTGCATAGTTTTGTTGCGAAGACTGGTTTTGATCAGGAAGTTTATGTGGGTACTTCTTTAGTCGATTTTTACTCAAAAAATGGTGATATAGAAGAAGCAAAACTAATTTTTGAAGGTTTAAAAGTAAAAAGTGCAGTTACTTGGACTATCATGATATCAGGGTATGCAAAATGTGGAAGAAGTGAAGTATCTTTGAAACTGTTCAACCAAATGAGAGACACTGACGTTCTTCCTGATAAATATGTGCTTTCTAGTCTTCTGACCGCATGTTCTGCTCTCAAGTTCATTGGAGGTGGCAAGCAAATCCATGCTTATGTCCTTAGAAGGGGAACAGTAATGGATGTTTCAGTTGTTAATGTACTTGTAGATTTCTACGCAAAGTGCGGTGAAGTGCAGGCAGGACGAAAGCTATTCAATACAATAGTAGTCAAGGACCTCATTTCATGGACCACAATGATAGCTGGGTATATGCAAAACTCATTTAACCGGGAGGCTGTTAAGCTATTTTCTGAAATGGCCAGATTGGGTTGGAAGCTAGATGGATTCGGGTGCAGTAGTATTCTTACTTCGTGTGCTTCACTTGAGGCCCTTGATCATGGGAGAGAAGTGCACGCGTATGCTATCAGAGTTAATCTTGTTTATGAAGATTATGTGAAGAATAGTTTGATTGATATGTATGCAAAATGTGATTCCCTTACTAATGCAAGACGAGTTTTTGATTCAATGGCTGATCATAATGTGGTCTCTTACAATGCAATGATTGAAGGATACTCAAGACAGGATAAGATGTCTGAAGCTCTGGATCTTTTCAACGAGATGAGGCTTAGATTGCTCCACCCGAGTCTCTTGACATTCGTTAGCCTTCTTGGTGTCTCAGCTGCTTTATTTGCATTGGAATTGAGCAAGCAAATCCATGGTCTGGTCACCAAATATGGGTACTGTTTGGACGTATTTGCTGGCAGTGCTCTCATAGATGTTTATTCTAAGTGCTCATTTATTAGTGATGCCAGACTTGTATTCGAGGAGATGTATGAGAAAGACATTGTAGTGTGGAATGCGATGTTCTGCGGATACACCCAACAGCTGGAAAGTGAAGAGGCTCTCAAGTTATACTTGGAATTACAGTTATCAAGACAAAACCCCAATGAATTTACTTTTGCTGCCCTAGTCTCAGCTGCCAGTAACCTAGCAAGTATCCAGCATGGTCAACAGTTCCATAACCAGCTCATTAAGATGGGTCTTGACAGTGATCCATTTGTCACAAATGCCCTCGTGGATATGTATTCCAATTGTGGAAGCATTGAAGAGGCTTGCAAAATATTTGATTCCAAAATTTGGAGCGATGTTGCCTGTTGGAATTCCATAATCTCAACATATGCCCAACATGGAGAAGCAGAACAAGCCCTTATTATGTTTGATAGAATGATGAAGGAGCAAATAAAACCCAACTTTATCACATTTGTGGGTGTGCTATCAGCTTGTAGCCATGCAGGCCTTGTGGATGATGGACTTCGCCACTTTGAATCAATGCCTCAGTTTGGAATCGAACCAGGGACAGAGCATTATGCTTGCATAGTTTCTCTCCTGGGTCGTGCTGGTAAATTATTTGAAGCTAAGGAATTTGTTATGAAAATGCCGATAAAACCACCAGCGATTGTATGGAGGAGCTTGCTCAGTGCATGCACAGCTGCAGGCAACATTGAATTGGGGAGGTATGCAGCAGAGATGGCAATTTTGAGTGATCCAGTAGATAGTGGATCATATATCTTACtttcaaatatttatgcatcCAAAGGTATGTGGGCTGATGTCAAGAGGGTGAGGGAAAAAATGGAATACAATGGGGTGGTGAAAGAAACTGGGCGAAGTTGGGTTGAAGCGAATAACGAAGTTCATACATTTGCTGCGAAAGATAGAACGCATCGCAAGACCGGTCTTATACTTTCAATTCTAGACAGTTTGATTCTGCAGATGAAAGGGCTTGGTTATGTGCCTGACACTACGACACTTCTGATAAATGATTGA
- the LOC18774422 gene encoding shikimate kinase, chloroplastic, protein MMVMEATVAHRLQFSTWIDSEKVARRPSSSARCSQRLKEQNKLRVLVAAHLPSSRVSNRQRHVALEVSCSYNKFPASTVESGNFQTPFDESLVLKNKAQAIEPYLNGRCIYLVGMMGSGKTTVGKILSQAINYSFIDSDTLVEHEVGGTSVAEIFKLNGEGFFRDKETEVLRKLSLMHHLVVSTGGGAVVRPINWKCMKKGISVWLDVPLEALAQRIAAVGTGSRPLLHHESGDAYRKTFMRLTSLFEQRGDSYANASARVSLENIAAKLGYRDVSSLTPTAIVIEVLEQIEVFLKEEDGHAHITF, encoded by the exons ATGATGGTAATGGAGGCCACGGTTGCGCATAGGTTGCAGTTTTCTACCTGGATTGATTCGGAGAAGGTTGCGAGGCGGCCGAGCAGTTCAGCGCGGTGCTCTCAGAGATTGAAGGAGCAAAACAAGCTCCGGGTGCTTGTTGCAGCTCACCTACCCTCCTCTAGAGTCTCTAATCGCCAACGACATGTCGCTTTGGAGGTTTCATGCTCCTACAACAAGTTTCCAG CTTCAACAGTGGAATCTGGAAACTTTCAAACTCCTTTTGATGAATCTCTGGTTTTGAAG AATAAGGCACAAGCCATCGAGCCATATTTAAATGGACGATGTATATATCTTGTTG GTATGATGGGATCTGGGAAAACAACTGTTGGCAAGATTTTGTCGCAAGCAAttaattattcttttattgATAG TGATACATTGGTGGAGCATGAGGTTGGTGGAACTTCTGTAGCTGAAATTTTCAAACTCAATGGAGAAGGCTTTTTCAGAGATAAAGAG ACTGAGGTGCTACGTAAACTGTCTTTGATGCATCATCTTGTTGTTTCTACGGGTGGAGGTGCAGTTGTACGGCCCATCAACTG GAAATGTATGAAGAAGGGTATTAGTGTCTGGTTAGATGTACCCTTGGAAGCCCTGGCTCAGAGAATTGCCGCTGTGGGAACTGGTTCTCGCCCTCTTTTGCATCACGAGTCAGGGGATGCATACAGAAAA ACTTTTATGCGTCTGACAAGCCTTTTTGAACAGAGAGGTGATTCATATGCTAATGCCAGTGCTAGGGTTTCCTTGGAAA ATATTGCAGCCAAGTTGGGTTATAGAGATGTGTCCAGTCTCACTCCGACTGCCATTGTTATTGAG GTACTAGAACAAATTGAAGTCTTTCTGAAGGAAGAAGATGGCCATGCCCATATTACATTCTAA
- the LOC18772578 gene encoding F-box/kelch-repeat protein SKIP6 has protein sequence MSTSTTTTQSSSATEAQLIPSLPDDVALNCIARVPRWYYPTLSIVSRPIRSLLSSPLFFTTRSLLSSTEHFLYLTLRLHHNPSAWFTLYQNPNPNNPNNPHVLIPVPPLPAPTVGAAYAVVGPTIYVIGGSINDVPSSHVWVLDCRLHTWRKGPPMRVAREFSAAGVVDGKIYVIGGCVADSWARNEFWAESLDPGTGRWEAVRSPIDVRAKWMHASAVIGARVYAMADRGGVVLDPKAGTWDVVDKRLDLGWRGRACVVHGILYCYDYLGKIRGFDVKKRVWKELKGLEKGLPKFLCGATMANVGEKLVVLWEGKGNGKEIEIWCAEIEVEKNGDGELQGKIGWSHKLISVPKNFSIVNCLAVTL, from the coding sequence ATGTctacctccaccaccaccacacagAGCAGCTCAGCAACCGAGGCACAACTAATCCCGTCCCTCCCAGACGATGTCGCTTTGAACTGTATAGCGCGGGTCCCACGTTGGTACTACCCGACCCTCTCCATTGTCTCGCGACCCATCCGCTCCCTCCTCTCATCACCACTCTTCTTCACCACCCGCTCCCTCCTCAGCTCCACCGAACATTTCCTCTACCTCACCCTGCGGCTGCACCACAACCCTTCCGCCTGGTTCACACTCTATCAAAACCCCAACCCCAACAACCCAAACAACCCTCACGTTCTCATCCCGGTCCCGCCACTCCCCGCCCCAACAGTCGGCGCCGCATACGCCGTCGTGGGCCCCACCATCTACGTCATCGGAGGCTCAATCAACGACGTCCCTTCCTCGCACGTATGGGTCCTCGACTGCCGCCTCCACACGTGGCGCAAGGGTCCTCCCATGCGCGTGGCGCGCGAGTTCTCGGCTGCCGGCGTCGTCGACGGAAAGATATACGTCATCGGCGGCTGCGTCGCGGACTCGTGGGCCCGGAACGAGTTCTGGGCCGAGTCTCTTGACCCGGGGACGGGCCGCTGGGAGGCGGTGCGGAGCCCGATTGATGTCCGCGCCAAGTGGATGCACGCGAGCGCCGTGATCGGCGCTCGCGTGTACGCCATGGCGGACCGGGGCGGCGTCGTGTTGGACCCGAAAGCCGGAACTTGGGATGTGGTTGATAAAAGGCTTGACTTGGGTTGGAGAGGGAGGGCCTGTGTGGTCCATGGGATTCTCTACTGCTATGACTATTTGGGGAAAATTAGAGGGTTTGATGTGAAGAAGAGGGTTTGGAAAGAGCTCAAGGGACTGGAGAAGGGGCTGCCCAAGTTCTTGTGCGGCGCCACGATGGCGAATGTGGGAGAGAAATTGGTTGTGTTGTGGGAAGGGAAGGGAAATGGTAAAGAAATTGAGATTTGGTGTGCGGAAATTGAAGTGGAGAAAAATGGGGATGGAGAGTTGCAGGGAAAGATTGGTTGGTCCCATAAGCTCATTTCGGTTCCGAAAAACTTCTCCATCGTCAACTGCTTGGCGGTCACGTTGTGA